A single genomic interval of Agromyces cerinus harbors:
- a CDS encoding SDR family oxidoreductase: MTRPVALLTGAGRSNGIAWAIATTLAADGWDVAFSHFGDYDRRMPLGGDPDRDPAALVAELQGLGARTIALDADLADPSVPARLVAEASAALGPISALVLSHAESVDSGILDTTIESFDRHFAVNSRASWLLLRAFAAQVPSEGGRVVALTSDHVVGNVPYGASKGALDRIMIAAGRELASLGITVNLVNPGPVDTGWMDDETRTALTTMQPSGRLGTPDDAARLVRFLVSDEARWVTGQLIMSDGGFSI; encoded by the coding sequence ATGACCAGACCCGTCGCGCTGCTCACCGGCGCCGGCCGCAGCAACGGCATCGCCTGGGCGATCGCCACCACGCTCGCCGCCGACGGCTGGGACGTCGCGTTCAGCCACTTCGGCGACTACGACCGTCGGATGCCGCTGGGCGGCGACCCCGATCGCGATCCTGCAGCACTCGTGGCCGAGCTCCAGGGTCTCGGTGCGCGCACCATCGCCCTCGACGCCGACCTCGCCGACCCGTCGGTGCCCGCACGGCTCGTGGCCGAGGCATCCGCTGCTCTGGGGCCGATCAGCGCCCTCGTGCTCTCGCATGCCGAGAGTGTGGACTCCGGAATCCTCGACACCACCATCGAGAGCTTCGACCGGCACTTCGCGGTCAATTCCCGCGCGTCATGGCTGCTGCTGCGGGCCTTCGCCGCCCAGGTGCCGAGCGAGGGAGGCCGCGTCGTCGCGCTCACGAGCGACCACGTCGTCGGCAACGTGCCCTACGGCGCGAGCAAGGGCGCACTCGACCGCATCATGATCGCGGCGGGCCGAGAACTCGCGTCGCTCGGCATCACCGTGAACCTCGTGAACCCGGGGCCAGTCGACACCGGCTGGATGGACGACGAGACGCGCACGGCGCTCACCACCATGCAGCCGAGCGGCCGGCTCGGCACGCCCGACGACGCCGCACGCCTCGTGCGCTTCCTCGTCTCCGACGAGGCCCGCTGGGTGACGGGCCAGCTGATCATGAGCGACGGCGGCTTCTCGATCTGA
- a CDS encoding DUF3097 domain-containing protein: MPATPPGSFSDDPHDRYGGDVLSGDWKARGRKVIPTVEAERDLVVELAENGFCGAVIGIEKNIVVLEDRLGGKRMFPLGPGFLVDGEAVQLVAPKPKAPAGRLRTASGSFAVESSPARVALPSRIFVEGRHDAELVEKVWGADLRIEGVVVEYLEGVDVLADVLAEFRPGPGRKAGVLVDHLVPGSKEQRIADAVMRGPYGANVLVVGHPFIDIWQGVKPARLGKEAWPVIPRGTEWKHGVCDAFGWPHAEQADIARAWQHILGRVRGYGDLEPALLGRVEELIDFVTAPAG; this comes from the coding sequence GTGCCTGCAACGCCCCCTGGATCCTTCTCCGACGACCCCCATGACCGGTACGGCGGCGATGTGCTCTCCGGCGACTGGAAGGCGCGCGGGCGCAAGGTGATCCCGACGGTCGAGGCCGAACGCGACCTCGTGGTCGAGCTCGCCGAGAACGGCTTCTGCGGCGCCGTGATCGGCATCGAGAAGAACATCGTCGTGCTCGAGGACCGCTTGGGCGGGAAGCGCATGTTCCCGCTCGGCCCCGGCTTCCTCGTCGACGGCGAGGCGGTGCAGCTCGTCGCGCCGAAGCCGAAGGCACCCGCCGGGCGGCTGCGCACGGCCTCGGGATCGTTCGCCGTGGAGTCCTCGCCTGCTCGGGTCGCGCTGCCGAGCCGCATCTTCGTCGAGGGGCGTCACGACGCCGAACTCGTCGAGAAGGTCTGGGGCGCCGACCTCCGCATCGAGGGCGTCGTCGTCGAGTACCTCGAGGGCGTCGACGTGCTCGCCGACGTGCTCGCCGAATTCCGCCCGGGCCCGGGCCGCAAGGCCGGTGTGCTCGTCGACCACCTGGTGCCCGGCTCGAAGGAGCAGCGCATCGCCGACGCCGTCATGCGCGGCCCGTACGGTGCGAACGTGCTCGTGGTGGGGCATCCGTTCATCGACATCTGGCAGGGCGTGAAGCCGGCCCGCCTCGGCAAGGAGGCGTGGCCCGTGATCCCGCGGGGCACCGAATGGAAGCACGGCGTCTGCGACGCGTTCGGCTGGCCGCACGCCGAGCAGGCCGACATCGCGCGGGCCTGGCAGCACATCCTCGGCCGGGTGCGCGGCTACGGCGACCTCGAGCCCGCCCTGCTCGGCCGGGTCGAAGAGCTCATCGACTTCGTGACCGCACCCGCCGGCTGA
- a CDS encoding error-prone DNA polymerase, with protein sequence MGWNNPGIPWSELERKLSDERRPGAPGAPKTIGDGGDSPAWSRKRHPYRPSEGLAAPTGPVVPYAELHAHSNFSFLDGASSPEQLVEEAQRLGLTGLAMTDHDGFYGIVHFAEAAESFPELQTVFGAELSLGLQGPQNGFADPEGEHLLVLARRETGYHRLAGAITDAQLAGGEKGRPVYSLEALAERADGEWVVPTGCRKGAVRRALAEGGAHAAARELDRLTALFGRDNVVVELFDHGHPFDQEANDALAGLAEQAGLPLLATNAVHYATPPEHRLAAALAAVRARRSLDELDGWLPASDQLHLRSGAEMAARFARYPGAVARSVTLADDLAFTLRSARPKLPKQEVPEGHTPMSWLRVLVWQGAEELYPGVPQHVRERLERELDVIELKDFSGYFLIVHDIVAEARRRGILCQGRGSAANSAVCYALRITAVDSIGYRLPFERFLSALRDEEPDIDVDFDSDRREEIIQYVYAKYGRQNAAQVANVISYRPKVAVRDMAKALGYSTGQQDAWSRQVERWGAVVETDDHDIPDAVVELAGQVLTFPRHLGIHSGGMVLTDRPVGEVVPIEHARKEHRTVVQWDKDDCAWMGLVKFDLLGLGMLAALQYTFDLVRESTGEVWELASLPKEEAAVYDMLCRADSIGVFQVESRAQMGTLPRLKPRCFYDLVVEIALIRPGPVQGGAVHPYIRRRTGEETVTYLHPKLEPVLERTLGVPLFQEQLMQMAVAVGNCSAADADLLRRAMGSKRGVEKIERLKAKLYAGMAENGIEPEVADSIYEKIEAFANFGFAESHALSFGLLVYASSWLKLHYPAAFLAALLRAQPMGFYSPQTLTADARRHGVAVLRPDILRSGVHAGLEAADGAVSGRGDGCRAPTGLDACAEPAQPPVGPFERRAPDRSAEHRRDGAFAVRLGLADVSSIGQAVAERLVAEREARGPYRDMADVSRRGGLDAAQLEALAAAGAFDGFGLERREALWMAGEAALDREEYLAGSVVVVQPPLLPMLSPAEQVVYDLWATGISPDDHPIRHVRERLDERGVIRIDLLQQAESGRRIEVGGVVTHRQRPATASGITFLNLEDESGTLNVIAGVGVWNRYRRIAREAPAMIVRGMLERSHEGVTNLIADRFEPLTVSAPHRSRDFR encoded by the coding sequence ATGGGGTGGAACAATCCGGGCATTCCGTGGTCGGAGCTCGAACGCAAGCTCTCCGACGAGCGCCGGCCGGGTGCGCCTGGCGCGCCGAAGACCATCGGCGACGGCGGCGACTCGCCCGCGTGGAGTCGCAAGCGGCACCCGTACCGTCCGTCGGAGGGGCTCGCGGCCCCGACCGGGCCGGTCGTGCCCTACGCCGAGCTGCACGCGCACTCGAACTTCAGCTTCCTCGACGGCGCCTCGTCGCCCGAGCAGCTCGTCGAGGAGGCGCAGCGCCTGGGGCTCACCGGGCTCGCCATGACCGACCACGACGGCTTCTACGGCATCGTGCACTTCGCCGAAGCCGCCGAGAGCTTCCCCGAGCTGCAGACGGTCTTCGGCGCCGAGCTCTCGCTCGGGCTGCAGGGGCCGCAGAACGGCTTCGCCGACCCCGAGGGCGAGCACCTGCTCGTGCTCGCCCGGCGTGAGACGGGCTATCACCGGCTCGCCGGTGCGATCACCGACGCCCAGCTCGCCGGCGGCGAGAAGGGGCGACCGGTGTACTCGCTCGAAGCGCTCGCCGAACGCGCTGACGGCGAGTGGGTCGTGCCGACCGGGTGCCGCAAGGGCGCCGTGCGCCGTGCGCTCGCCGAGGGCGGGGCGCATGCGGCGGCGCGCGAGCTCGACCGCCTCACCGCGCTCTTCGGGCGCGACAACGTCGTCGTCGAGCTCTTCGACCACGGGCACCCCTTCGATCAGGAGGCGAACGACGCGCTCGCCGGCCTCGCCGAGCAGGCCGGCCTGCCGCTGCTCGCGACGAACGCCGTGCACTACGCGACGCCGCCGGAGCACCGCCTCGCGGCCGCCCTCGCCGCGGTGCGGGCCCGCCGCAGCCTCGACGAGCTCGACGGATGGCTGCCGGCCTCCGATCAGCTGCACCTGCGCAGCGGCGCCGAGATGGCCGCCAGGTTCGCCCGCTACCCCGGCGCCGTCGCGCGCTCGGTGACGCTCGCCGACGACCTCGCCTTCACGCTGCGCAGCGCCCGCCCGAAGCTGCCGAAGCAGGAGGTGCCCGAGGGGCACACGCCGATGAGCTGGCTGCGAGTACTCGTCTGGCAGGGCGCCGAAGAGCTCTACCCCGGCGTGCCGCAGCACGTGCGCGAGCGGCTCGAACGCGAGCTCGACGTCATCGAGTTGAAGGACTTCTCGGGCTACTTCCTGATCGTGCACGACATCGTGGCCGAGGCGCGGCGCCGCGGCATCCTCTGCCAGGGTCGTGGCTCGGCGGCGAACTCGGCGGTCTGCTACGCCCTGCGCATCACCGCGGTCGACTCGATCGGGTACCGGCTGCCCTTCGAGCGCTTCCTCTCAGCGCTCCGCGACGAGGAGCCCGACATCGACGTCGACTTCGACTCCGACCGGCGCGAGGAGATCATCCAGTACGTCTACGCGAAGTACGGCAGGCAGAACGCGGCGCAGGTGGCGAACGTCATCAGCTACCGGCCGAAGGTCGCGGTGCGCGACATGGCGAAAGCGCTCGGTTACTCCACCGGGCAGCAGGATGCCTGGTCGCGGCAGGTCGAGCGCTGGGGCGCCGTGGTCGAGACCGATGACCACGACATCCCCGACGCCGTCGTCGAGCTCGCCGGGCAGGTACTCACCTTTCCGCGCCACCTCGGCATCCACTCGGGCGGCATGGTGCTGACCGACCGGCCCGTCGGCGAGGTGGTGCCGATCGAGCACGCCCGCAAAGAGCACCGCACCGTGGTGCAGTGGGACAAGGACGACTGCGCGTGGATGGGCCTCGTGAAGTTCGACCTGCTCGGCCTCGGCATGCTCGCGGCCCTGCAGTACACCTTCGACCTCGTGCGCGAGTCGACGGGCGAGGTGTGGGAGCTCGCGAGCCTGCCGAAAGAAGAGGCGGCGGTCTACGACATGCTCTGCCGCGCCGACTCGATCGGCGTGTTCCAGGTCGAGAGCCGGGCTCAGATGGGCACGCTCCCCCGGCTGAAGCCCCGGTGCTTCTACGATCTCGTGGTCGAGATCGCGCTCATCCGTCCCGGTCCGGTGCAGGGCGGTGCGGTGCATCCGTACATCCGTCGGCGCACCGGCGAAGAGACCGTCACCTACCTGCATCCGAAGCTCGAGCCCGTGCTCGAGCGCACGCTGGGCGTGCCGCTCTTCCAGGAGCAGCTCATGCAGATGGCCGTCGCGGTCGGCAACTGCAGCGCCGCGGATGCCGACCTGCTGCGGCGCGCCATGGGCTCCAAGCGCGGGGTCGAGAAGATCGAGCGGCTGAAGGCGAAGCTCTACGCCGGCATGGCCGAGAACGGCATCGAGCCCGAGGTGGCCGACTCGATCTACGAGAAGATCGAGGCCTTCGCGAACTTCGGCTTCGCCGAGAGCCATGCGCTGAGCTTCGGGCTGCTCGTCTACGCGAGCTCGTGGTTGAAGCTGCACTACCCGGCGGCGTTCCTCGCGGCGCTGCTCCGCGCCCAGCCCATGGGGTTCTACTCGCCGCAGACGCTCACCGCCGACGCGCGGCGGCACGGGGTGGCGGTGCTGCGCCCCGACATCCTGCGGTCGGGGGTGCACGCGGGGCTCGAGGCCGCAGACGGTGCGGTCTCAGGTCGCGGCGACGGATGCCGCGCGCCCACCGGTCTCGACGCGTGCGCCGAGCCCGCGCAGCCGCCCGTCGGCCCCTTCGAACGTCGCGCCCCCGATCGCAGCGCAGAGCACCGGCGCGACGGCGCGTTCGCGGTGCGGCTCGGACTCGCCGACGTCTCCTCGATCGGGCAGGCCGTCGCCGAACGGCTCGTCGCCGAACGCGAGGCCCGCGGACCGTACCGCGACATGGCCGACGTCTCGCGCCGCGGCGGGCTCGATGCCGCTCAACTCGAGGCGCTCGCCGCGGCGGGAGCATTCGACGGGTTCGGACTCGAGCGGCGCGAGGCGCTCTGGATGGCAGGCGAGGCGGCCCTCGACCGTGAGGAGTACCTCGCGGGCTCCGTCGTCGTCGTGCAACCACCGCTGCTGCCGATGCTGAGCCCGGCCGAACAGGTGGTCTACGACCTCTGGGCCACGGGCATCTCCCCCGACGATCACCCCATCAGGCACGTGCGCGAGCGGCTCGACGAGCGGGGGGTCATCCGCATCGACCTGCTGCAGCAGGCGGAGTCGGGTCGGCGCATCGAGGTGGGCGGGGTCGTCACGCACCGGCAGCGGCCCGCGACGGCGAGCGGCATCACCTTCCTCAACCTCGAAGACGAGTCGGGCACGCTGAACGTCATCGCGGGCGTCGGGGTGTGGAACCGCTATCGGCGCATCGCCCGCGAGGCGCCGGCCATGATCGTGCGCGGCATGCTCGAACGCTCGCACGAGGGCGTCACCAATCTCATCGCCGATCGATTCGAGCCACTCACCGTGTCGGCGCCGCACCGATCGCGCGACTTCCGCTGA
- a CDS encoding MFS transporter — protein MTRRPAGHRLFTRAFIALGIAELCYFTAAGIAIFALPLYVTGPIGGDEAWAGLAFGAFALTALILRPLAGRLADTLGRLPLLVGGALIAATSLGLISLADDLVTVIALRLLAGVAEAAFFVAGFAALADLAPEERLGEALSYNSLGLYLGIALGPPLGQALVSLGGYPFAWAGGAALAALAAGLSLLVGETREAAPPAEPDRRLIHRPALPIALGFLASLVAMGGFLAFASLHAVQVGLANPSLALFSYGGVVVVCRIAFARVPDRLPPLALGAAALVTIGLGLAVAASWPSPAGLIVGAGVVAVGVAFSTPAFFAAIFATASPSQRGVASGTASAAIDLGLGIGPIVLGLVADAVGIPWAFGAGAVVAIAGAAWTLALRRRGAESVRAEAS, from the coding sequence GTGACCCGCCGGCCGGCGGGTCACCGACTGTTCACGCGCGCATTCATCGCGTTGGGGATCGCGGAACTCTGCTACTTCACAGCCGCAGGCATCGCGATCTTCGCACTTCCGCTCTACGTCACCGGACCGATCGGCGGCGACGAGGCGTGGGCGGGGCTGGCATTCGGCGCATTCGCCCTGACGGCGCTCATCCTGCGGCCGCTCGCCGGACGACTCGCGGACACCCTCGGGCGACTCCCACTGCTCGTGGGCGGTGCGCTCATCGCGGCGACGAGCCTCGGACTGATCTCGCTGGCCGACGACCTCGTCACGGTCATCGCCCTGCGGCTCCTCGCAGGTGTCGCCGAGGCGGCGTTCTTCGTGGCGGGGTTCGCCGCGCTCGCCGACCTCGCGCCCGAGGAACGCCTCGGCGAGGCCCTGTCGTACAACTCGCTCGGACTCTACCTCGGCATCGCGCTCGGACCGCCGCTCGGGCAGGCGCTCGTCTCGCTCGGCGGCTACCCGTTCGCGTGGGCGGGCGGCGCAGCACTCGCAGCGCTCGCGGCCGGGCTCTCGCTTCTCGTGGGCGAGACCAGGGAGGCCGCTCCGCCCGCAGAACCCGACCGTCGGTTGATCCATCGCCCCGCCTTGCCGATCGCACTCGGGTTCCTCGCCTCGCTCGTCGCGATGGGCGGCTTCCTGGCCTTCGCCTCACTCCACGCCGTGCAGGTGGGGCTCGCGAACCCGAGTCTCGCGTTGTTCAGCTACGGCGGCGTCGTGGTGGTGTGTCGCATCGCCTTCGCGCGGGTTCCCGACCGGCTCCCGCCGCTCGCACTCGGCGCGGCGGCGCTCGTCACGATCGGTCTGGGTCTCGCCGTCGCGGCCTCGTGGCCATCGCCTGCAGGGCTCATCGTCGGCGCGGGAGTCGTGGCGGTCGGGGTCGCGTTCAGCACCCCGGCGTTCTTCGCCGCGATCTTCGCGACGGCGTCGCCGTCGCAGCGCGGCGTGGCATCGGGCACCGCGAGCGCGGCGATCGACCTGGGCCTCGGAATCGGACCGATCGTTCTGGGCCTCGTCGCCGACGCGGTCGGAATCCCGTGGGCGTTCGGTGCCGGCGCGGTCGTGGCCATCGCCGGGGCGGCCTGGACGCTCGCGCTCCGGCGTCGCGGGGCCGAGTCCGTTCGGGCGGAGGCATCCTGA